Genomic DNA from Candidatus Thermoplasmatota archaeon:
GGCAAAGCTCATCGGAGCTCTGTCAGAGCTAGGGTCCGGGGCACAACTCACGTTCAACGGGATATTTGGGATAGTGGACCCCTTGGCCTCCCAATTGAAGGAAGCGGGTCTGTCGCCCATTCCCCTAAGGGACGAATGGGACTATGTCTACCGCACGAATGACCTCATCGTGCTGGAGGGTCCGAAGTACCACACTCAAAGGAAGGAGATGAAGAAGGCCACTTCCGAGTTCGAGTTGGTCTACGAATCCATGACGACGGCGCGCCAGAAGGATTGCTTGGAGCTCGAAGAGACTTGGTGTGATCTTAAACACTGTACCCTCGGCAAGCTCTCTGCTGCAGAGGACGGCGCCCTGAGAGAGGCCGTCGCCAACCTGGACGAGATCGGGTTCTTCGGAGGAGTCATCCTCCTCCGCGACAATGTCCAGGCGCTCACGATAGGCGAGAGGTTGAACTCGAACACAGCCGTGGTGCATTTCGAGAAGGCCAACCCCGCCATACGCGGGCTCTATCAGGTCATCAACCAGCAATTCTGCGAGCACGCGCTCAGGGATTTCGAGTTCGTGAACAGAGAGCAGGATGTCGGAGAACCGGGTCTGCGGCGGGCGAAGGAGGGCTATCACCCGTATCATTTCGTCGAGAAATACATGCTCCCGTTCCGATGATTTGTGGCTCTCCAGTCGGTGAGAAGACTATATATGTGGCAAGCTCGTTCCGTCTCGCGAAGGAAGGGAATTCCATGGTAAAGTCGTGTTTGCTGGTATGCTGCAAGCTGCTCAAGACGAAGAAGGTCGTCGACCTCGCCAAGAAGCAGCCTGGAGTGAAGGACGCTTTCCCGGTGCACGGGAGATGGGATGTCGCTGTCAGGACCGAGGATTTGGACCTCAAGAAGATCGCCGAGATAGGCATGACCATCTACAAAGCCGAGGGAGTGGAGATAGTAGAGACCATGGTCGGGTACCCGGAGATGTGAGGTGTTCAACATGGTGAAGGCAGTAGTTTTGGTTATGCTTGAGCAACAGACGTTCGAGGACGCAATGAAGATCAACAAGATCCCGGGCGTCGTGGACGGCTACCTCGTCTTTGGTCACTACGACTATATCGCGTTCATCGATGTGCCAGCGCTGGAGAAGGTCGGGCAGATTGCCGACAGGATCCAGAAGCTCGGCTTCGTCAGGTACGTAGAGACCCTGATCGAGAGATAGACGAACGGTCAAACCCTTTTGCGCTCTCATTATTCTGTACTAATCTGGTTGCTCGACGGGAAACGTAGCTGGCCCCTCCGGCTCCACGCTCAATTGAGTGCATCGAGCCATTTCAATGTTGGTTAAACATTTATATCTGAACCATAATCTGGCGCCCAAGTCAGAGAATTGGAGAGAGTAGGATGGTAGACATCACCCTAGTTATACCGATTGCAGGCGCAGTCGGGCTAGCATTCGCAGGCTATTTGACCTGGTATGTTTTCAAAAAGGACCTCGGGACTCCAGAGATGCAGGAGATCGGGGACGCCATCAGGCAGGGCGCCATGGCTTTCATGAAGAGACAGTACACGACGATACTCGTGATAAGCCTCCTGCTGAGCGGTCTGATTGCCGTTTTGATCGACCCGAAACCATGGGTCGGTCTATCGTTCCTTGTCGGGGCGCTGGCATCCGCAGTATCCGGGTACATCGGCATGTACGTAAGCGTCAGGTCGAACATCCGGACGGCCGCAGCTGCAAGGCGGACGCTCAACGAGGCGCTGGTCACTTCGTTCAGAGGTGGCGCAGTCTCTGGCATGGGCGTCGTGTCGCTCAGCCTAATTGGCGTTGCTGGCATTTTCTTCGTTTTCCACAGTGGCATGAGTTTCACGATATCGGAGTCGCTTGACTCCGCAATCGGATTCGCCTTCGGCGCGAGCTTCGCTGCCTTGTTCGCACAACTGGGAGGAGGTATCTTCACGAAGGCCGCTGATGTCGGCGCGGATCTCGTCGGCAAGATCGAGGCAGGGATTCCAGAGGACGACCCGAGGAACCCGGCCGTCATCGCCGACCTCGTTGGTGACAACGTCGGAGACTGCGCGGGCAGAGGCGCGGATTTGTTCGAATCAACCGCCGCTGAGAACATCGGGGCGATGGTCATCGGCCTGACACTGTACAAGCTGTTCACGGGAGATCCATTCAACTGGTCGGAGAGCGAGGCTCTTGTCTGGATATTCTTCCCGCTCGTAGCAAGGTCATTCGGGATATTCGCATCGCTTGTGGGCGTGCTCGCGGTGCGCTTGAGGCATGAGGACAAGGACCCGATGTCAGGCATAAACATGGGCTACTACATCACGTGTGTCTTGGCAGCCATCTTCTTCTATGTCGCAACCAAGTACATGCTGGGCGACCAGTACCTGTACTTCTTCGGAGCGGGCTTGATCGGCATTGTGCTCAGCATAGTCATAGTGTACATCACTCAATACTACACATCGGGCAGCTGGAGACCAGTGCGCGAGATCGCCGAGGCATCCACGACAGGACCCGCGACCAACATCATAACCGGGCTGTCAGTTGCGATGGAGACCACGGCTCTGCCTGTTCTTGCGATAATATTCGCGTTGCTCGGATCATTTGGCTTGGGCCAGATGGCGGGCAACGAAATCGACGGCTCAATTGTCAACGGCGTCGTCGTTGACCTTTCGAGCACTGACATGCTGATCTTCGGATTCTACGGCACGGCCGTAGCTACGATGGGAATGCTCGCAACCTGCGCATTCATCCTGGCGACCGACACATTCGGCCCGATAACTGACAACGCTGGTGGCATCATCGAAATGTCGAACCAGCCTGAGGAGATCAGACGCAGAACTGACAAGTTGGACGCTTGCGGCAACACAACCAAGGCCTTGACCAAGGGATATGCGATGGGCAGTGCCGCCCTGGCCGCGTTCCTGCTGTTTGGCGCTTACTTCGAGAGGGTCTCGGCCAAGACTGGTCAGGTGTTGTCGGAATCGTTCAAGGTGGATATCGCGCAACCAGATGTGTTCGTCGGCGGCCTTCTCGGCGCGATGCTCGTCTTCTTGTTCGCATCACTCGCGATCAGGGCTGTCGGAAAGGCGGCTCACGAGATGATCAACGAGGTCAGGAGACAGTTCAAGGCAGACCCGGGCATCATGGAGAGGACCTCGAAGCCAGATTACGCGAAGTGCGTCGACATTGCCACGAAAGGTGCTCTGAAAGCGATGGTGCTTCCTGCGCTGCTTCCTGTGCTTGTTCCCGTCACTTTCGGCATAGTCATGAACATGGCCGGTTACAACGCTCCACAGGCTGTTGGCGCGCTGCTAATGATCGGCACGATAACCGGCATAATGGTCGCGAACATGTTCAACAACGGTGGCGGCGCATGGGACAACGGCAAGAAGTACATTGAGTCAGGGAACTTCGGCGGCAAGAAATCTCCGGCGCATGCAGCTGCGGTCGTTGGCGATACTGTCGGTGACCCGCTGAAGGACACCGCAGGGCCGTCGATACACGTGCTCGTAAAGTTGCTGGCGACGGTGACGCTCGTATTCGTCGGTCTGTTCGTCTAGATATGAGGACGCTGACTCATCGGCAAACCATATATATGACCACGGGCATCGAGAGGCCCGCGAGTCATTCCATTAGAGGACTGTCTAGATGTACGTGATAGCATCGAAAGAGGACGTTGTCCGGATACCCCCGAACCTGCTGGGTGAGGACTTCCAGGAACTGTCAATCAGGCTCACCCAGGAGTCCTTCCAGAACAAGGTCGAGGGGGATGGGAGCTTCACAGTCCTCGTGAAGGACATCGAGCCCCAAGGCGGCGGGAGGATCATCCACGGTGACGGGGCCGTATACCAGAAGGTCAAGTTCGACGCCTTGATGTTCAGGCCGATGCTGCACGAGGTCGTCGAGGGCTCCATATGCGAGGTACTCAAGTTCGGCGCCTTCGTTAGGTTCGGCCCGTTGGACGGCCTGCTCCACATCAGCCAGATCATGGACGACAGGATAGATGTCGATGTCGAGGGTCGTAGGCTCGTGGGCAAGGACACAAAACGCGAGCTCAGGCTCGGAGACAGCGTCCGCGCCAGGATAGTCTCCCTCAGCATCAACGAGCGGAGCCCGAGGGAGAGCAAGATAGGCCTTACGATGCGCCAGCCAGGCCTCGGCAAGCTCGAGTGGCTCGAGGAAGATCGCAAGAAGCGGGAGGAGAAGGATAAGAGATGAAGATCGAGAGAGCCTGCAAGAAGTGCAGCTTTATTACTGAGGAGGATAAGTGCCCGCTCTGCGGAGGCGATTCCTCAAAGGAATGGCAGGGATATGTCGTGATCCTCGACCACACGAAGAGCGAGATCGCGAGGAGAATAGGCATACATGTCAACGGCAAGTTCGCCCTCAGAGTTCGATGAATCGTTCCCTCAGAAGGACCTCGAGCTACCGGAGAACCTGAGGGAGGAGCTCGCGAGGCCCATTGGAAAGCTGGTGTCCGCTTGGGCCCTCAGAAAACACATTGAAGGCAGCCCCAGGATCGTGTCGGTCGGGGATGTCGTCACCATCACTCTCCTTCAGATGAAGTTGGAGCCGGACGTCGCAGTATTCGACTACAAGACCCAGCGCTCTGAAGACTATAAGGCCAAGGAGCGCATCGGGAAGATGGGCGGGAAGCTCGTCAAGGTCGAGAACCCGCCCGGAAGGATCACGCGTGCTCTTTGGAAGGCGGTCAGGGACGCCGTGAACGGGAAG
This window encodes:
- a CDS encoding DUF2156 domain-containing protein codes for the protein MDLEMFLEGIPQFPESRKITLADRPVIEKLFAEYPSEISERTFGSVYVWRNYEDRSRISQLDGHLIISWRREKFGSILLTPVGGEPAKLIGALSELGSGAQLTFNGIFGIVDPLASQLKEAGLSPIPLRDEWDYVYRTNDLIVLEGPKYHTQRKEMKKATSEFELVYESMTTARQKDCLELEETWCDLKHCTLGKLSAAEDGALREAVANLDEIGFFGGVILLRDNVQALTIGERLNSNTAVVHFEKANPAIRGLYQVINQQFCEHALRDFEFVNREQDVGEPGLRRAKEGYHPYHFVEKYMLPFR
- a CDS encoding Lrp/AsnC ligand binding domain-containing protein, with protein sequence MVKAVVLVMLEQQTFEDAMKINKIPGVVDGYLVFGHYDYIAFIDVPALEKVGQIADRIQKLGFVRYVETLIER
- a CDS encoding sodium-translocating pyrophosphatase — encoded protein: MVDITLVIPIAGAVGLAFAGYLTWYVFKKDLGTPEMQEIGDAIRQGAMAFMKRQYTTILVISLLLSGLIAVLIDPKPWVGLSFLVGALASAVSGYIGMYVSVRSNIRTAAAARRTLNEALVTSFRGGAVSGMGVVSLSLIGVAGIFFVFHSGMSFTISESLDSAIGFAFGASFAALFAQLGGGIFTKAADVGADLVGKIEAGIPEDDPRNPAVIADLVGDNVGDCAGRGADLFESTAAENIGAMVIGLTLYKLFTGDPFNWSESEALVWIFFPLVARSFGIFASLVGVLAVRLRHEDKDPMSGINMGYYITCVLAAIFFYVATKYMLGDQYLYFFGAGLIGIVLSIVIVYITQYYTSGSWRPVREIAEASTTGPATNIITGLSVAMETTALPVLAIIFALLGSFGLGQMAGNEIDGSIVNGVVVDLSSTDMLIFGFYGTAVATMGMLATCAFILATDTFGPITDNAGGIIEMSNQPEEIRRRTDKLDACGNTTKALTKGYAMGSAALAAFLLFGAYFERVSAKTGQVLSESFKVDIAQPDVFVGGLLGAMLVFLFASLAIRAVGKAAHEMINEVRRQFKADPGIMERTSKPDYAKCVDIATKGALKAMVLPALLPVLVPVTFGIVMNMAGYNAPQAVGALLMIGTITGIMVANMFNNGGGAWDNGKKYIESGNFGGKKSPAHAAAVVGDTVGDPLKDTAGPSIHVLVKLLATVTLVFVGLFV
- a CDS encoding DNA-directed RNA polymerase, which produces MYVIASKEDVVRIPPNLLGEDFQELSIRLTQESFQNKVEGDGSFTVLVKDIEPQGGGRIIHGDGAVYQKVKFDALMFRPMLHEVVEGSICEVLKFGAFVRFGPLDGLLHISQIMDDRIDVDVEGRRLVGKDTKRELRLGDSVRARIVSLSINERSPRESKIGLTMRQPGLGKLEWLEEDRKKREEKDKR
- a CDS encoding DNA-directed RNA polymerase, subunit E'', yielding MKIERACKKCSFITEEDKCPLCGGDSSKEWQGYVVILDHTKSEIARRIGIHVNGKFALRVR
- a CDS encoding DUF359 domain-containing protein; protein product: MSTASSPSEFDESFPQKDLELPENLREELARPIGKLVSAWALRKHIEGSPRIVSVGDVVTITLLQMKLEPDVAVFDYKTQRSEDYKAKERIGKMGGKLVKVENPPGRITRALWKAVRDAVNGKERIKIEVSGEEDLAALVAIATAPEGVQVIYGLPKKGLMVVRVDAETRAMATGAIKRMAR